A window of Cryptomeria japonica chromosome 3, Sugi_1.0, whole genome shotgun sequence contains these coding sequences:
- the LOC131045994 gene encoding mechanosensitive ion channel protein 6: MDIENPPSRTSEQKNNTVEAYNGGLNPPDEKIQHALFTGPTNLETEIEMINLFQNPTPSLSGNVNSPSQSNSNMEGLFRASMPRAVSPTSEPLLPSTNSQSSRSSSQKEDSEGLVFNQTLPQTSQRSKLTGIRASAKASIINLCEKKEEEEEEDPFKDNDIPEQFRRDKMGFLRCFQWVSLIVIAIVFVLSLTVKSFKDKTLLDLHVWKWCLLVMALFCGRLVAGWIVHVIVFFVERSFLLRKRVLYFVFALRMAVENCLWLGLVLIPWHVLFVHKVQLQMPESRSLPIINKVLICLLVSNILWVVKILVVKVMACNFHVTAYFDRIQNCIVNQYLLAALTGPPLIEIERQHKRAQNFAQHQEAAKPNEAWTNLTSDAFNENPVQKRRSRFGRMKSIINEEEPEKEETTTYEGIRVEDLQKLNQKNISAWNMKKLMTIFKHHGELSLFDESYQEAPNEEKYFEWKAKKAASSIFHNVARPGESHIYLEDLMRFLPEDLARRAIAHFEDAKDINKVTKKALKAWAMKSVFRERKMLSRTMNDTDSAVNNLNMMVDVLVGTSIVLMWLLLLGIITSHIIVFVVSQIMLFTFLFQETCKTVFESIVFLFVTHPFDIGDRCTIDGEEFIVSEMNILSTVFLKLNNEKVWYPNALLAKKPIGNFFRSDDIGDEVEFAIHITTPAEKISEMAKRMDSYVKRKEHHWHPQSMVVVKEIYDMNKMKMALWVKHTINCQERALRFERRTQLIYEMIRIFKELDIEYRLVQMDVNLRKISNLNSLPSLWAT, translated from the exons ATGGATATAGAAAACCCGCCATCAAGAACTTCAGAGCAGAAAAACAATACTGTGGAGGCCTATAATGGAGGTTTAAATCCACCAGATGAGAAAATCCAGCATGCCCTATTCACCGGTCCCACAAACTTGGAGACCGAAATCGAAATGATAAATTTGTTCCAGAATCCAACACCGAGTTTGTCTGGGAATGTGAATTCGCCTTCACAATCAAATTCCAATATGGAGGGACTCTTCAGGGCTTCTATGCCCAGAGCAGTGTCGCCAACCAGTGAGCCCCTCTTGCCTTCGACCAACAGCCAATCTAGTCGCTCTTCTTCTCAGAAGGAGGACAGTGAAGGACTAGTGTTCAACCAGACTCTGCCTCAAACTTCTCAGAGGTCAAAATTGACGGGCATCAGAGCCAGCGCTAAAGCTAGCATTATTAACCTGtgtgaaaaaaaagaagaagaagaggaagaagatccATTCAAGGATAATGACATCCCAGAACAGTTCAGGCGAGATAAGATGGGTTTCTTACGTTGTTTCCAGTGGGTTAGCCTTATTGTTATTGCCATTGTATTTGTTTTGAGCCTCACAGTAAAAAGCTTCAAGGATAAGaccttgttggatcttcatgtgtGGAAATGGTGCTTGTTGGTGATGGCTCTATTCTGTGGAAGGCTGGTGGCTGGTTGGATTGTACATGTTATTGTGTTTTTTGTGGAGAGGAGCTTTTTGCTAAGGAAGAGGGTGCTTTACTTTGTGTTTGCTTTGAGAATGGCTGTGGAGAATTGTTTGTGGTTGGGTCTGGTTCTCATTCCATGGCATGTTCTGTTTGTCCACAAAGTTCAGTTGCAGATGCCAGAGAGTCGGTCTTTACCTATTATTAACAA GGTCCTGATCTGCTTGCTGGTGAGCAACATTTTATGGGTGGTGAAAATCTTGGTAGTCAAGGTTATGGCATGCAACTTTCATGTAACGGCTTATTTTGATCGGATACAAAACTGCATCGTTAATCAGTATCTTCTTGCAGCACTCACTGGCCCTCCACTGATTGAAATAGAGAGACAGCATAAAAGGGCTCAAAACTTTGCTCAGCATCAAGAAGCAGCCAAGCCAAATGAAGCATGGACGAACTTGACCTCAGATGCCTTTAATGAAAACCCTGTTCAAAAAAGACGTAGTAGATTTGGTAGGATGAAATCGATCATAAACGAGGAGGAGCCTGAGAAGGAGGAAACAACTACATATGAAGGAATCAGAGTCGAGGATCTGCAGAAGCTCAACCAGAAGAATATCTCTGCGTGGAATATGAAGAAACTGATGACAATTTTCAAACACCATGGAGAGCTTTCTCTCTTTGATGAATCATACCAAGAAGCTCCTAATGAAGAAAAGTATTTTGAATGGAAGGCAAAAAAAGCCGCCTCAAGCATCTTCCACAACGTAGCCAGGCCTGGTGAAAG CCACATATATCTAGAGGACTTGATGAGATTCCTTCCAGAAGATCTAGCAAGAAGGGCAATAGCCCATTTTGAAGATGCCAAAGACATAAATAAAGTCACTAAGAAAGCTCTCAAGGCCTGGGCA ATGAAAAGTGTTTTCAGAGAAAGAAAAATGCTTTCCCGCACCATGAATGACACAGATTCCGCCGTGAACAATTTGAATATGATGGTGGATGTGTTGGTAGGAACAAGCATTGTACTAATGTGGCTTCTCCTACTCGGAATCATTACATCACACATTATAGTATTTGTAGTTTCTCAAATAATGCTGTTCACATTTTTGTTTCAAGAAACCTGCAAGACGGTTTTCGAATCAATAGTTTTTCTGTTCGTGACACACCCTTTTGATATTGGTGATCGGTGCACCATAGATGGAGAGGAG TTTATTGTGAGTGAGATGAACATCTTATCAACGGTGTTTCTGAAACTCAATAATGAGAAGGTATGGTATCCCAATGCCTTGCTTGCCAAAAAACCTATAGGCAACTTTTTCAGAAGTGATGACATTGGAGATGAGGTAGAGTTCGCCATTCATATTACAACACCAGCCGAGAAGATATCTGAGATGGCCAAAAGAATGGACAG CTATGTAAAGAGAAAGGAACATCACTGGCACCCACAGTCAATGGTTGTGGTGAAAGAGATCTATGACATGAATAAGATGAAGATGGCATTGTGGGTGAAACACACAATAAACTGTCAAGAGAGAGCTTTGAGATTTGAGCGGAGGACTCAATTGATTTATGAAATGATCAGAATTTTCAAGGAGTTGGATATTGAATATCGGCTAGTACAGATGGATGTCAATCTCCGAAAAATCTCCAATTTGAACAGCCTCCCCTCCTTATGGGCCACGTAA